ACCTGTGGGAGCGCATTCGTATGAAGTTGTTTTTTGAAGTGGGTGTATCAACCGGAGGAGAATTATATTATAGCCATAGACGAAGTGGTAGAAGGGAAAAGTCGGGACAAGACCTATGGTTTGTCGAAGTTTTGGAGCAGCATTCAGAAATGCCCCATATTCGGGATTTGTTTTTTTTGTGCTTCTCTGATAGCTGTGGGGAAACGGAAATCATATCCGATGGTGGTAGAGCAAGTCGTACAGACAGAGGGGGACAGGAAGCGGATAGCGGAACAGAAAAAGAAGGCATTAGCTGGCAAGCAGCGCAGTGCCGAAGGCAGATGTTTGGTTCGTGGCAGGAAGCAAGGCAGCAAAAACCGACCCAAGCAGCCCAATCCTACGGCATCCTTTCGGGCATTCACCGCCTTGTTAAACAAGTTGCTTTCGTGCTTACCGGGCATCAACCTGACCTATATGGTAGCAGACTGTGCTTATGCCTCAGCAGATTATTTCTCTGCGGTAACAAAGACCGGACTTCACCTGATTACCCGTTTGCCTGTAAATGCCGCCCTCGTCTATGCCTACTCAGACCCAGTAGCCCCAAAACATCGGGGAAGACCCAAAAAATACGGAGAAAAAGTAGATTTGAACAACCTTGATAACCAAGAACTGAAAGACACCAAAACCGAAAATGGTCTCCTTACTCAGATATGGCAACTGCCCTGTTACAACAAATCCTTAAGCAAAAACCTGTTAAATGTGGGGATAGTAAAAATAACCAATTTGAAAACCCAAAAAGTAGCCTTCTCTAAATTTTGCACCACCGACCCTAACCTCGACTGGCAAACTATGATAGATTATTATAGTTTGCGTTTTCAGATTGAGTTTGACTTTCGGGATGCCAAACAATTTTTCGGACTATCCGATTTCAAAAACTACACCTCGAAAAATCTGACCAATTTTGTTAATCTATGCTTTACCGCTACCTTGACGGCTAAAATTTTGCAGGCACAATATCAGGTTAAATACAATAACCCTAACTTTAGCATTTTAGACCTCAAAATACTCTGTAATACGCGTTTTACGGTCAAAACAGTTATTAAATTGGTACGAAAATCGCCCGATTCAATTTTTAATACTCAATTCGCAGACGGGTTTATGCCAACAGATTTGGTCAATGTCGCTTAAATATCTATAATATAGAAGAAA
This is a stretch of genomic DNA from Sphingobacteriales bacterium. It encodes these proteins:
- a CDS encoding transposase — protein: MKWVYQPEENYIIAIDEVVEGKSRDKTYGLSKFWSSIQKCPIFGICFFCASLIAVGKRKSYPMVVEQVVQTEGDRKRIAEQKKKALAGKQRSAEGRCLVRGRKQGSKNRPKQPNPTASFRAFTALLNKLLSCLPGINLTYMVADCAYASADYFSAVTKTGLHLITRLPVNAALVYAYSDPVAPKHRGRPKKYGEKVDLNNLDNQELKDTKTENGLLTQIWQLPCYNKSLSKNLLNVGIVKITNLKTQKVAFSKFCTTDPNLDWQTMIDYYSLRFQIEFDFRDAKQFFGLSDFKNYTSKNLTNFVNLCFTATLTAKILQAQYQVKYNNPNFSILDLKILCNTRFTVKTVIKLVRKSPDSIFNTQFADGFMPTDLVNVA